In Ovis canadensis isolate MfBH-ARS-UI-01 breed Bighorn chromosome 11, ARS-UI_OviCan_v2, whole genome shotgun sequence, one genomic interval encodes:
- the WDR81 gene encoding WD repeat-containing protein 81 isoform X2, with amino-acid sequence MALGSRGREVALTAKAEGWSPPPSPDMEELLRSVEKDLSIDARQLAPAPGGAHVVALVPQRWLASLRERRLPPGPCPRAEGLSEAEVRTLLQRSVQRLPAGWTRVEVHGLRKRRLSYPLGGLAFEEGSGTPETLTRFMQDVAAQNYRNLWRHAYHTYGQPYSHSPAPAAVPALDSVRQALQRVYGCPFLPLGEAAQCPSYAREGPCAPRGCPASPSLLRAEALLESPEMLYVVHPYVQFSLHDVVTFSPAKLTNSQAKVLFILFRVLRAMDACHQQGLACGALSLHHIAVDEKLCSELRLDLSAYERPEEAGDEETQEARNRAGVEPGEEGRRGPGCPTCQEELRGLVLDWVHGRISNFHYLMQLNRLAGRRQGDPNYHPVLPWVVDFTVPRGRFRDLRKSKFRLNKGDKQLDFTYEMTRQAFVAGGAGGGEPPHVPHHISDVLSDITYYVYKARRTPRSVLCGHVRAQWEPHEYPASMERMQSWTPDECIPEFYTDPSIFCSIHPDMPDLDVPAWCRSNQEFVAAHRALLESREVSQDLHHWIDLTFGYKLQGKEAVKEKNVCLHLVDAHTHLTSYGVVQLFDQPHPQRLAGAPALAPEPPLVPNLWFQTIQESTGREDFPAQLTNGMGRTVLEATPCEAGWARDSPGVGEDDLEQATEALDSISLAGKTGDQLGPSPSSTSSSSQVPPGLLPFSGASASRPSRRNRAAGADPGEGEEGKILLPEGFSPLQALEELEKLGNFLTKGLGGHLEVPEQPWVQPPVQLRDLFHRDMQALGVLLAEMVFATRVRTLQPDAPLWLRFKAVQGLCARHPKEVPVSLQPVLDTLLQLSGPQGPVVAGRGKLDPLFTYRPVSQGLPPPCPAQLLSPFSSVVPFPSYFPALHKFILLYQMRRVEDEAQGRELVFALWQQLGAVLSDITPEGLEILLPFVLSLMSEEHTAVYAAWYLFEPVAKALGPKNANKYLLKPLIGAYESPCQLHGRFYLYTDCFVAQLMVRLGLQAFLVHLLPHVLQVLAGVEASQEENKGLAGAAEDEESGLPGAGPGSCAFEEEIHMDGEPAASSGLGLPDYMSGVSFHDQADLPETEDFQAGLYVAESPQPQEAEAVSLGRLSDKSSTSEASLGEERAADEGGIPVDKSSLRSGDSSQDLKQSEGSEEDEEEEEGCVVLEVGEGEGEQEEVPETSDLTLSDTVLSMDTVVAGDDGANGEEEEEPLTEQSEGKEQKILLDTACKMVRWLSAKLGPTVASRHVARNLLRLLTSCYVGPTRQQFTGGSGESPPLSVGNIYQKRPILGDIVSAPVLSCLLHIAHLYGEPVLTYQYLPYISYLVAPGSTSGPSRLNSRKEAGLLAAVTLTQKIIVYLSDTTLMDILPRISHEVLLPVLSFLTSLVTGFPSGAQARTVLCMKTISLIALICLRIGQEMVQQHLSEPVATFFHVFSQLHELRHQALKLESMGHSEGQLPEVAFSDGQLRPADPALLDELQKVFTLEMAYTIYVPFSCLLGDIIRKIVPNHELVGELAGLYLESVSPSSRSPASVEPTAPSTGPEWDPQGGGCPQDDGHSGTFGSVLVGNRIQIPDDSRPDSPGPLGPISGVGGGGPGSQTEDNALKQELPRSAHGLSGNWLAYWQYEIGVSQQDAHFHFHQIRLQSFPGHSGAVKCVVPLSGEDFFLSGSKDRTVRLWPLYNSGDGTSETAPRLVYAQHRKSVFFVGQLEAPQCVVSCDGSVHVWDPFTGKTLRTVEPSDSRVPLTAVAVMPAPHTSITMASSDSTLRFVDCRKPGLQHEFRLSSGLNPGLVRSLAVSPSGRSVVAGFSSGFMVLLDTRTGLVLRGWPAHEGDILQIKAVEGSILVSSSSDHSLTVWKELEPKPTHHYKSASDPIHTFDLYGSEVVTGTVANKIGVCSLLEPPSQATTKLSSENFRGTLTSLALLPTKRHLLLGSDNGVVRLLA; translated from the exons ATGGCCCTGGGGAGCAGGGGGCGGGAAGTCGCGCTTACCGCCAAGGCGGAGGGCTGGTCACCGCCCCCGAGCCCCGACATGGAGGAGCTGCTCCGGAGCGTGGAGAAGGACCTGAGCATCGATGCCCGGCAGCTGGCTCCGGCCCCGGGGGGTGCACACGTGGTAGCTCTGGTGCCCCAGCGCTGGCTGGCCAGCCTCCGCGAGCGCAGGCTGCCCCCGGGACCCTGTCCGCGCGCCGAAGGCCTGAGCGAAGCGGAAGTCAGGACTCTCTTGCAACGCTCCGTGCAGAGGCTGCCTGCCGGCTGGACTAGAGTCGAGGTGCACGGGCTGCGGAAACGAAGGCTCTCCTACCCGCTGGGCGGCCTGGCTTTTGAGGAGGGATCCGGCACCCCGGAGACCCTCACTCGCTTCATGCAGGATGTGGCTGCCCAGAATTATCGCAACCTGTGGCGCCACGCGTATCACACTTACGGGCAGCCCTACAGTCATAGCCCTGCCCCCGCAGCTGTCCCTGCCCTGGATTCAGTGCGACAGGCTCTGCAGAGGGTCTATGGTTGCCCTTTCCTGCCACTGGGCGAAGCTGCGCAGTGCCCCTCATATGCCAGAGAAGGCCCCTGTGCCCCTCGGGGCTGCCCTGCCTCTCCCAGTCTTCTGAGAGCGGAGGCTCTGTTGGAGTCCCCGGAGATGCTCTACGTGGTGCACCCGTATGTGCAGTTCTCCCTGCACGATGTGGTCACCTTCAGCCCCGCCAAGCTGACCAACAGCCAAGCCAAGGTGCTCTTCATTCTCTTCCGTGTGCTGAGGGCCATGGATGCCTGTCACCAGCAGGGACTGGCCTGCGGGGCCCTGTCTTTGCACCACATTGCCGTGGATGAGAAACTTTGCAGCGAGCTCCGCCTGGACCTGAGTGCTTATGAGAGGCCCGAGGAGGCGGGGGATGAGGAGACCCAGGAAGCAAGAAATAGGGCAGGTGTCGAGCCTGGCGAGGAGGGAAGACGGGGACCTGGGTGTCCCACATGCCAGGAGGAGCTCAGGGGCCTTGTGTTAGACTGGGTCCACGGCCGCATCAGCAACTTCCACTACCTCATGCAACTGAATCGGTTGGCGGGTCGGCGGCAGGGGGACCCCAACTACCATCCGGTGCTGCCCTGGGTGGTCGACTTCACCGTGCCTCGTGGGCGCTTCCGAGACCTGCGCAAGTCCAAGTTCCGCCTCAACAAGGGGGATAAGCAGCTGGACTTCACATATGAGATGACCCGGCAGGCGTTTGTGGCAGGAGGCGCAGGCGGCGGGGAGCCACCTCACGTCCCTCACCACATCTCCGACGTGCTTTCTGACATCACCTACTACGTGTACAAGGCCCGGCGCACACCCCGGTCGGTGCTCTGCGGACACGTGCGGGCGCAGTGGGAGCCCCACGAGTACCCGGCCAGCATGGAGCGGATGCAGAGCTGGACTCCAGATGAGTGCATTCCTGAGTTCTACACCGACCCCTCCATCTTCTGCTCCATCCACCCCGACATGCCTGACCTAGATGTGCCGGCCTGGTGCCGCTCTAACCAGGAGTTCGTGGCTGCCCACAGGGCACTGCTGGAGAGCCGAGAGGTGTCCCAGGACCTACACCACTGGATTGACCTCACCTTTGGCTACAAACTACAGGGCAAGGAGGCTGTGAAGGAGAAGAACGTGTGTCTGCACCTGGTGGACGCCCACACACACCTGACCAGCTATGGCGTGGTGCAGCTCTTTGATCAGCCACATCCCCAGCGCCTGGCGGGGGCCCCTGCCCTCGCCCCTGAACCTCCCCTCGTCCCCAATCTGTGGTTCCAGACCATCCAGGAGAGCACAGGCCGGGAGGACTTCCCCGCACAGCTTACGAATGGGATGGGCAGGACGGTTTTGGAGGCCACTCCCTGTGAGGCTGGCTGGGCCAGGGACAGTCCCGGGGTAGGGGAAGATGACTTGGAGCAGGCCACAGAAGCTCTGGATTCCATTTCTCTCGCTGGGAAGACAGGTGACCAGCTGGGACCGTCtccctcctccacttcctcctccagtcaAGTCCCGCCAGGCCTCTTGCCTTTCTCGGGGGCCTCAGCCTCTCGACCCAGCCGTCGGAACAGAGCTGCTGGGGCAGACCCCGGGGAAGGTGAGGAGGGCAAGATTCTTCTTCCGGAGGGCTTCAGTCCTTTGCAGGCTCTGGAGGAGCTGGAGAAACTAGGCAACTTCTTGACCAAAGGCCTAGGGGGCCACTTGGAGGTGCCTGAGCAACCCTGGGTTCAGCCCCCTGTGCAGCTGCGGGACCTCTTTCATCGGGACATGCAGGCGCTGGGGGTCCTGTTGGCTGAGATGGTGTTCGCCACCAGGGTCCGGACACTGCAGCCTGACGCACCTTTGTGGTTACGCTTCAAGGCTGTGCAGGGGCTCTGTGCACGCCATCCCAAGGAGGTCCCGGTGTCTCTGCAGCCCGTGCTGGACACACTTCTGCAGCTGAGTGGCCCTCAAGGCCCCGTGGTTGCAGGGAGGGGCAAGCTGGATCCACTGTTTACATACAGGCCCGTCTCCCAGGGattgcccccaccctgccccgcccAACTCCTCAGCCCCTTCAGCTCTGTGGTCCCCTTCCCTTCCTACTTCCCCGCGCTGCACAAATTCATCCTCCTGTACCAGATGAGGCGCGTGGAGGACGAGGCCCAGGGGCGGGAGCTGGTCTTTGCCCTGTGGCAGCAGCTGGGTGCCGTTTTGAGTGACATCACCCCTGAGGGCTTGGAGATCTTGCTGCCTTTCGTGCTGTCACTTATGTCTGAGGAGCACACGGCTGTGTATGCAGCCTGGTACCTATTTGAACCTGTAGCCAAGGCCCTGGGCCCCAAGAATGCCAATAAGTACCTTCTGAAGCCTCTCATTGGGGCCTACGAGAGCCCCTGCCAGCTCCACGGCCGCTTCTACCTGTACACTGACTGCTTTGTGGCCCAGCTGATGGTGCGGCTGGGCCTGCAGGCCTTTCTTGTCCACCTCCTGCCCCACGTCCTGCAGGTGTTGGCTGGCGTGGAGGCCTCCCAGGAGGAAAACAAGGGCCTGGCGGGGGCCGCCGAGGACGAGGAAAGTGGGCTCCCGGGGGCCGGGCCCGGGTCCTGTGCCTTTGAGGAGGAGATCCACATGGACGGGGAGCCTGCCGCATCCTCGGGCCTGGGGCTCCCGGACTACATGTCTGGCGTCAGCTTCCACGACCAGGCTGACCTCCCCGAGACGGAGGACTTCCAGGCCGGGCTCTATGTGGCCGAGTCCCCTCAGCCCCAGGAGGCTGAGGCTGTGAGCCTGGGCCGGCTGAGCGACAAGAGCAGCACCAGCGAGGCTTCCCTGGGTGAGGAGCGGGCGGCCGACGAGGGGGGCATCCCGGTGGACAAGAGCAGCCTCAGGTCAGGCGACAGCAGCCAGGACTTGAAGCAAAGCGAGGGATccgaggaggacgaggaggaggaggaaggctgtgtggtgttggaggtgggggagggggagggcgaaCAAGAAGAGGTCCCTGAGACGTCTGACCTCACACTCTCCGACACTGTGCTGTCCATGGATACGGTTGTGGCTGGCGACGACGGGGCCAacggggaggaagaagaggagccaCTGACCGAGCAGTCGGAGGGTAAAGAACAGAAGATCCTTCTTG ATACGGCCTGCAAGATGGTCCGCTGGCTGTCTGCCAAGCTCGGCCCCACTGTGGCCTCTCGCCACGTGGCCCGGAACCTGCTCCGCCTGCTGACGTCGTGTTATGTTG GGCCCACCCGGCAGCAGTTCACCGGGGGCAGTGGCGAGAGCCCCCCGCTGAGCGTGGGCAACATCTATCAGAAGAGACCGATCCTGGGCGACATAGTGTCGGCGCCCGTGCTCAGCTGCCTGCTGCACATCGCCCACCTCTATGGGGAGCCCGTCCTCACCTACCAGTACCTGCCCTACATCAGCTACCTG GTGGCCCCAGGTAGCACCTCGGGCCCTAGTCGACTGAACAGCCGCAAGGAGGCGGGACTGCTGGCTGCCGTGACACTGACCCAGAAGATCATCGTGTACCTCTCGGACACCACCCTCATGGACATCCTGCCCCGTATCAGCCACGAGGTCTTGCTGCCCGTGCTTAGCTTCCTCACGTCTCTTGTCACAGG GTTCCCAAGTGGAGCCCAGGCCCGGACTGTCCTGTGTATGAAGACCATCAGCCTCATCGCCCTCATCTGCCTGCGTATCGGACAGGAGATGGTCCAGCAGCACCTGAGTGAGCCCGTGGCCACCTTCTTTCATGTCTTCTCTCAGCTGCATGAACTTCGGCACCAG GCTCTGAAGCTGGAGTCCATGGGCCACAGTGAGGGCCAGCTGCCAGAGGTGGCCTTCTCTGATGGGCAGCTGCGGCCGGCGGACCCCGCCCTGCTGGACGAGCTGCAGAAGGTGTTCACCTTGGAGATGGCGTACACAATCTACGTGCCCTTCTCCTGCCTGTTGG GTGACATCATCCGGAAAATCGTCCCCAACCATGAGCTGGTGGGGGAGCTGGCGGGGCTGTACCTGGAGAGCGTCAGCCCGAGCAGCCGCAGCCCTGCCAGTGTGGAGCCCACTGCACCCAGTACCGGCCCAGAGTGGGACCCCCAGGGTGGGGGCTGCCCCCAGGATGACGGCCACTCGGGGACCTTTGGGAGTGTCCTGGTCGGGAACCGCATCCAGATCCCCGATGACTCCCGGCCTGACAGCCCTGGCCCACTGGGCCCCATCTCTGGGGTGGGCGGCGGGGGGCCTGGCAGCCAGACTGAGGACAATGCGCTGAAGCAGGAGCTGCCGCGGAGTGCGCATGGGCTGAGCGGGAACTGGCTGGCCTACTGGCAGTACGAGATCGGCGTGAGCCAGCAGGACGCCCACTTCCACTTCCACCAGATCCGCCTGCAGAGCTTCCCAGGCCACTCGGGGGCTGTCAAGTGCGTGGTGCCCCTGAGCGGCGAGGACTTCTTCCTGAGCGGCAGCAAGGACCGCACCGTGCGCCTCTGGCCGCTCTACAACTCCGGGGACGGCACCAGTGAGACGGCCCCACGCCTTGTCTACGCCCAACACCGCAAGAGCGTCTTCTTCGTGGGCCAGCTCGAGGCCCCGCAGTGTGTAGTGAGCTGTGATGGGTCTGTGCACGTCTGGGACCCCTTCACAG GGAAGACTCTTCGCACGGTGGAGCCATCAGACAGCCGGGTGCCCCTGACCGCTGTGGCCGTCATGCCCGCCCCCCACACCAGCATCACCATGGCCAGCTCTGACTCGACCCTGCGCTTTGTGGACTGCAGGAAGCCAGGCCTGCAG CATGAGTTCCGCCTGAGCAGCGGGCTGAACCCTGGGCTCGTCCGCTCCCTGGCTGTCAGCCCCAGTGGCCGGAGCGTTGTGGCCGGCTTCTCCTCGGGCTTCATGGTGCTGCTGGACACCCGTACGGGCCTGGTTCTGCGTGGCTGGCCTGCCCACGAAGGGGACATCCTGCAGATCAAG GCAGTGGAGGGCAGCATCCTGGTCAGCTCCTCCTCTGACCACTCCTTGACCGTCTGGAAGGAGCTGGAGCCGAAGCCCACGCATCACTACAAGTCCGCCTCTGACCCCATCCACACCTTCGACTTGTACGGCAGCGAGGTGGTGACCGGCACTGTGGCCAACAAGATCGGCGTCTGCTCCCTGCTTGAGCCGCCTTCCCAGGCCACCACCAAGCTCAGCTCTGAGAACTTCCGCGGCACGCTCACCAGCCTGGCCTTGCTGCCCACCAAACGCCACCTCCTGCTGGGCTCCGACAATGGGGTGGTCCGCCTCTTGGCGTAG